In Maridesulfovibrio sp., a single genomic region encodes these proteins:
- a CDS encoding alpha/beta fold hydrolase, whose amino-acid sequence MPLLQPPPYKPKLPLQSGHLQTIFPRLFRKVSLPPVVKRRIDTPDGDFLDIDWHLASSSRLAVIAHGLEGNSRRPYVLGMARALVLAGWDCITYNFRGCSHEINKLPTMYHSGQTDDLHTVLTYGLNHGIYEDAALIGFSMGGNQVLKYLGEKPEIVPSKVKRAIGISVPCDLASSARKLCASSNFIYNRYFLRSLKNKIRLKHKQYPDLYPLDKLSTIRNITDFDNAYTAPVNGFKDALDYYTTSSCKQFLKNITVPSLIINAKDDPFLTPECYPLEEASSSQTLSLVIPDYGGHVGFADLPMEKQIWSEDRTIRFLNT is encoded by the coding sequence CCTACAAACCCAAACTCCCACTTCAATCCGGCCATCTGCAAACTATTTTTCCCCGCCTTTTCAGAAAGGTAAGCCTGCCGCCTGTAGTTAAAAGAAGAATTGATACTCCCGACGGCGACTTTCTGGACATTGACTGGCACCTTGCAAGCAGTTCACGTCTTGCGGTCATTGCCCATGGACTGGAAGGCAACTCCAGAAGACCGTATGTCCTTGGCATGGCACGCGCTCTGGTTCTTGCCGGATGGGACTGCATCACCTACAACTTCCGAGGCTGCAGCCACGAAATAAATAAACTGCCCACCATGTACCACAGCGGGCAGACAGATGATCTCCACACGGTTCTGACCTATGGCCTTAATCACGGCATATACGAAGATGCAGCGTTAATAGGCTTCAGCATGGGCGGAAATCAGGTCCTCAAATATCTTGGTGAAAAGCCTGAGATTGTTCCCTCGAAGGTAAAAAGGGCCATAGGAATATCCGTACCCTGCGATCTGGCTTCTTCGGCCAGAAAACTCTGCGCTTCAAGCAACTTCATATATAATCGTTATTTTCTGCGATCATTGAAGAACAAGATAAGACTCAAACACAAGCAGTATCCCGACCTTTACCCTCTAGACAAGCTCTCCACCATCCGCAACATAACCGATTTCGACAACGCATATACAGCTCCGGTCAACGGCTTCAAAGACGCGCTGGACTACTACACCACCTCTTCCTGCAAGCAATTCCTGAAAAACATCACTGTTCCTTCGCTGATTATCAATGCCAAAGACGACCCGTTTCTTACTCCGGAATGCTACCCGCTGGAGGAAGCAAGTTCCAGCCAGACCCTTTCGCTGGTAATTCCGGATTACGGAGGACATGTAGGATTTGCAGACCTGCCTATGGAAAAACAGATCTGGTCGGAAGACAGGACAATACGATTCCTGAACACGTGA
- a CDS encoding Hpt domain-containing protein, with translation MGFELRNTVENHLLEKAGLPQEKLDEFITESAAHLRRLMSVLDDAIDDGDFEEIISNAHRLRGGLCNLGLEELSMVAKNIETTAAGNAPAHLSCYFMRLRRELKPLIG, from the coding sequence ATGGGTTTTGAACTTAGAAACACTGTGGAAAACCATCTGCTGGAAAAGGCTGGGCTGCCGCAGGAGAAACTGGACGAATTCATAACCGAATCTGCTGCACATCTGAGACGGCTGATGTCCGTGCTTGATGATGCCATTGACGATGGAGATTTCGAGGAGATCATAAGCAACGCGCACCGACTGCGGGGCGGACTGTGCAATCTCGGTCTTGAAGAATTGAGCATGGTTGCGAAAAATATCGAAACCACGGCCGCAGGCAATGCCCCGGCCCATCTCAGTTGCTATTTCATGAGACTCCGTCGTGAACTCAAACCTCTGATCGGTTAG
- a CDS encoding methyl-accepting chemotaxis protein: MLRNLSVGARFFLLLALMVLFILATGIFFLGAIRNITEYGVSSTSQIMLQDQKDKIMVATRSMALSLGEELKRFPNREDKLKLIRAALDPVRFEKDKSGYFFVYEGTVNEVMPPNKSLQGQDLAGLKDQNGLYVIRELARVANSGGGFVRYYFEKPGMGVQPKISYATPIPGTGMWIGTGVYLDNIKTETDSMGAAMADRADSITLKILLGAGAVLILLVLPLSFYLVRSIVHPLTEATEAATSVAEGNLDVSLSPEGRNEIASLQRALNTMVSTLAENLDSIRAKEAEAQDQARIAHEAAEAARQAQARAEGAKKEGMLAAADKLQAVIERVSSITGEVTGSADEIMRGSEFQKLRVAETATAMEEMNVTVLEVARNASSTSESSETSMRKAREGAAVVQDVIGAMTNIQDRTDQLKQSMEQLGMQAVDIGNILGVINDIADQTNLLALNAAIEAARAGDAGRGFAVVADEVRKLAEKTIGATEEVEHSISGIQKLARENTRDMDATVEAVEKATGLSRSSGEMLDEIVALAGNSADQVRSIATAAEEQSATSDEINRSIGEIDSMTEENARNSQLAAEGTKALSTEVQALLNLVDELRSED; the protein is encoded by the coding sequence ATGCTCAGGAACCTGTCTGTCGGAGCGCGGTTTTTTCTCCTACTGGCGTTGATGGTCCTCTTTATTCTTGCCACTGGAATATTTTTCCTCGGTGCAATCAGGAATATTACTGAATACGGGGTAAGTTCCACATCCCAAATAATGCTTCAGGACCAGAAGGACAAGATCATGGTTGCCACCAGGAGCATGGCCTTGTCCCTGGGTGAAGAACTGAAGCGTTTTCCCAACAGGGAGGACAAGCTGAAGCTCATCCGGGCGGCTCTCGATCCTGTCCGTTTCGAGAAGGACAAGTCCGGGTATTTTTTTGTATACGAAGGAACGGTCAATGAGGTCATGCCTCCCAACAAGTCCTTGCAGGGTCAGGATCTTGCCGGCTTAAAGGATCAGAACGGCCTGTATGTCATACGTGAACTTGCCAGGGTTGCTAATTCCGGCGGCGGGTTCGTTCGCTACTATTTCGAAAAGCCGGGAATGGGTGTACAGCCCAAGATCAGCTATGCCACCCCCATTCCGGGAACCGGAATGTGGATCGGGACCGGGGTATATCTGGACAATATAAAGACCGAGACGGACAGTATGGGAGCAGCTATGGCTGACCGTGCTGATTCCATAACCCTGAAGATTCTGCTTGGAGCAGGAGCAGTCCTGATTCTGCTAGTTCTTCCCCTTTCCTTCTATCTGGTTCGTTCCATAGTCCATCCCCTTACCGAGGCTACCGAAGCTGCAACTTCTGTTGCAGAAGGAAATCTGGACGTCAGCCTGTCTCCTGAAGGCCGTAACGAGATTGCAAGCCTCCAGAGGGCTCTTAATACCATGGTTTCCACCCTTGCAGAAAATCTGGACAGCATCAGGGCCAAGGAGGCCGAGGCTCAGGATCAGGCGCGAATTGCGCACGAAGCGGCTGAAGCGGCCCGTCAGGCACAGGCCAGGGCGGAAGGTGCAAAGAAGGAAGGAATGCTTGCGGCGGCAGACAAGCTTCAGGCCGTGATAGAGCGTGTCTCAAGCATAACCGGTGAGGTTACCGGCAGTGCGGATGAGATCATGCGCGGGAGTGAGTTCCAGAAGTTGCGGGTGGCCGAGACTGCCACGGCAATGGAGGAAATGAATGTAACCGTTCTGGAAGTTGCCAGAAATGCGTCCAGTACCAGTGAAAGTTCCGAGACCTCCATGCGCAAGGCCCGTGAAGGTGCTGCGGTGGTTCAGGATGTTATCGGCGCCATGACCAATATTCAGGACCGGACCGATCAGTTGAAGCAGTCCATGGAGCAGCTCGGCATGCAGGCTGTGGACATCGGCAATATCCTCGGTGTCATCAATGATATTGCGGACCAGACCAACCTGCTGGCTCTTAACGCTGCAATTGAAGCAGCTAGAGCCGGGGATGCCGGACGCGGGTTTGCAGTTGTTGCGGATGAGGTTCGCAAGCTTGCTGAGAAGACCATAGGGGCTACTGAGGAAGTTGAGCACAGCATAAGCGGAATACAGAAGCTGGCTCGTGAAAACACCCGCGATATGGACGCGACAGTTGAGGCTGTTGAAAAGGCTACCGGCTTGTCCCGTTCATCCGGTGAGATGCTGGATGAAATTGTAGCGCTGGCCGGTAACTCCGCAGATCAGGTCCGTTCCATAGCGACTGCTGCAGAGGAACAGTCGGCAACCTCGGATGAAATTAATCGCAGTATAGGTGAGATTGACTCCATGACCGAAGAGAATGCACGCAACAGCCAACTGGCGGCAGAAGGGACCAAGGCCCTTTCCACTGAGGTTCAGGCTCTGCTTAATCTTGTTGATGAATTGCGTAGTGAAGATTAG
- a CDS encoding Dabb family protein, with protein sequence MIKHIVMWTLKEEAEGATAAENAAKMKEMLEALNGKIEILKHLEVSADIFEAAPECSIILYSEFDSKEDLQTYAVHPLHLECVGFIKKIVKSRSVVDYVI encoded by the coding sequence ATGATCAAACATATTGTAATGTGGACATTGAAAGAGGAAGCAGAAGGAGCTACGGCAGCGGAAAATGCCGCTAAGATGAAAGAGATGCTTGAAGCTCTCAATGGGAAGATTGAGATTTTGAAACATCTGGAAGTAAGTGCCGATATTTTTGAGGCCGCTCCTGAATGCAGCATAATCCTTTACTCTGAATTCGATAGTAAAGAGGATCTGCAGACATATGCGGTCCATCCTCTGCACCTTGAATGTGTCGGTTTTATCAAGAAGATTGTCAAAAGCCGTAGCGTTGTAGATTATGTGATCTAG
- a CDS encoding methyl-accepting chemotaxis protein, whose amino-acid sequence MFKNLSIGGRFVLLLASMFLFILFIGGMLFVEIENVVKIGIHEVESGLIQGQKDKIEVATRAAADILGAQLKTVEGTDAKIDFVRKAVDTFRFEEDGSGYFFVYKGTVNVALPTKKAVQGKDLSGAKDKNGVFFVRELDEAARNGGGFVNYVFDKPGKGVQPKLGFSVMIPGTDMWIGTGVYIDNIEAEKTRINSDIDSEVKSDVFTIFAVMAVLLLLVVVPLCIAVVRSIVRPIHAVTTAAGRVAEGDLDVVLNPAGKNEIAALQHSINSMVKTLASNLENIGRKEAESAEQARIAHKAAEEAEEARKAAEGAKREGMLAAADKLESVLKNIVQISTNVEQATHDIMSGSDFQKQRITETATAMEEMNATVLEVAQNATETNRDTEETRDKASEGQNVVQGTIQSMADIEKQTADLEKLTEMLNNQSIEIGKVMSVINDIADQTNLLALNAAIEAARAGEAGRGFAVVADEVRKLAEKTIGATDEVDKSISSIQSLARQNITGVRTAVEAIASAAEKSRVSGGVLSEIVSLASNAAGQVQSIATAAEEQSATSDEINRSISEIDSLTEENARNSLLAAESAKELSSEVNTLVALVEELRRS is encoded by the coding sequence ATGTTTAAGAATCTATCTATCGGGGGAAGGTTTGTACTGCTTCTGGCTTCAATGTTTTTGTTTATACTTTTTATAGGTGGCATGCTTTTCGTTGAAATTGAAAACGTAGTCAAGATTGGTATTCACGAAGTCGAGTCCGGGCTGATTCAGGGACAGAAGGACAAAATCGAGGTTGCTACCAGAGCAGCGGCAGATATATTGGGCGCACAGCTCAAGACGGTCGAAGGTACAGATGCAAAAATTGATTTTGTGCGAAAAGCGGTTGATACATTTCGTTTTGAAGAAGACGGCTCCGGGTATTTCTTTGTTTACAAGGGAACTGTAAACGTTGCTCTGCCTACAAAAAAAGCCGTACAGGGAAAAGATTTAAGCGGGGCCAAGGATAAAAACGGAGTTTTTTTTGTCAGAGAGCTTGATGAGGCCGCAAGGAATGGTGGCGGATTCGTGAATTATGTTTTCGATAAACCCGGTAAGGGCGTTCAGCCCAAGCTGGGTTTTTCTGTCATGATTCCAGGCACTGATATGTGGATTGGAACCGGAGTTTATATAGATAATATCGAGGCTGAAAAAACTCGCATCAATTCGGATATTGATTCCGAAGTAAAGTCGGATGTTTTTACCATTTTTGCGGTCATGGCGGTTCTCCTTCTTCTTGTGGTGGTCCCGTTATGCATTGCAGTTGTTAGGTCCATAGTAAGGCCGATACATGCCGTTACTACCGCTGCGGGCCGGGTTGCCGAAGGTGATCTTGATGTTGTTCTGAATCCGGCCGGGAAAAATGAAATTGCGGCATTGCAGCATTCCATCAACTCCATGGTCAAAACTCTGGCCTCCAACCTCGAAAATATAGGCAGAAAAGAGGCCGAGTCCGCTGAACAGGCTCGCATAGCCCATAAGGCTGCCGAGGAAGCCGAAGAGGCGCGCAAGGCAGCTGAAGGTGCAAAACGCGAAGGTATGCTGGCCGCAGCAGACAAGCTTGAGAGTGTACTTAAAAACATAGTGCAGATTTCAACAAATGTAGAACAGGCCACCCATGATATAATGAGCGGCAGTGATTTTCAGAAGCAGCGTATAACAGAGACAGCCACAGCCATGGAAGAGATGAACGCGACTGTGCTTGAGGTTGCCCAGAATGCCACGGAAACAAACAGGGATACCGAAGAGACGCGGGACAAGGCGAGTGAGGGACAGAATGTTGTGCAGGGAACCATTCAGTCCATGGCCGACATAGAGAAACAGACCGCTGATCTTGAAAAGTTGACTGAAATGCTGAATAATCAATCCATTGAGATAGGCAAGGTCATGAGTGTTATTAATGACATTGCCGACCAGACCAATCTTCTTGCTCTCAATGCCGCGATAGAAGCTGCCAGAGCTGGTGAGGCCGGTCGGGGATTTGCCGTTGTTGCCGATGAAGTGCGCAAGCTTGCTGAAAAGACAATCGGTGCAACGGATGAGGTGGACAAGAGTATTTCGTCCATTCAAAGTCTTGCCAGGCAGAACATTACCGGAGTTAGAACCGCAGTCGAAGCAATAGCCTCTGCTGCTGAAAAATCCCGTGTTTCCGGCGGGGTGCTTTCGGAGATTGTCAGTCTTGCCTCAAATGCGGCAGGGCAGGTGCAGTCGATTGCCACGGCTGCGGAAGAACAGTCTGCAACTTCTGATGAAATAAACCGCAGCATTTCCGAAATTGATTCCTTAACAGAAGAGAACGCCCGTAACAGTCTTCTGGCTGCTGAAAGCGCAAAAGAACTTTCAAGCGAGGTCAACACGCTTGTAGCCCTTGTTGAGGAGCTTAGACGGTCATAA
- the ldhH gene encoding L-lactate dehydrogenase (quinone) large subunit LdhH, which translates to MQDAKNLKEYRKEIKESLDNDFLRNAMDKFAVAYRAGRANAFKDMDERALIGEIAAAKDCAAGRLDELYAKFKEEAEKRGAVVHLAKDAREANEIIGRIAQDEKCKVVVKSKSMTAEETLLNHHLEDLGMEVVETDLGEWIIQMRHEGPSHMVMPAIHLSRHQVSDLFSEVTGKKQDDDIQKLVKVARRELRQKFVDADMGISGGNFAIAETGSIGLVTNEGNARLVTTLPRVHVALMGLDKLTPKLHDALRVIKALPRNATGQAITSYVTWITGSNECAAAEDDRKKVHFVFLDNGRRALAKDPVFSQVLRCVRCGACANVCPVYRMVGGHKMGHIYIGAIGLILTYFFHGTDKAKNLVQNCINCGACKEICAGGIDLPGLIKDIQARILEEEGHPLYSSFLAKMMKNRKLFHKFLRIAKHAQKPVKAKDGFMRHLPMIFAPSHDFRALPTVAEVPFRDMWAKVKPAKPAEIKYKVAIFSGCVQDFVYPEQSVATVESMRNKGVDLDFPMDQSCCGLPLQMMGEKEACREVALQNMRAFEATDCDYILTMCASCASHLKHNYVKMLGHDSKYAIRVQEFADKVIDYSSFMNDVLGVGKDDFLDSDGDTVTYHAPCHLCRGLEVKQAPRELMEKAGLDYKESAEEEVCCGFGGTYSVKFPKISEQLLENKLNNATETGAKVLLTDCPGCVMQIRGGAKRKGYDLEVRHIAEYMAERRK; encoded by the coding sequence ATGCAGGACGCAAAGAATCTTAAGGAATACAGGAAGGAGATCAAGGAATCTCTGGATAACGACTTTCTCAGAAATGCCATGGACAAGTTTGCCGTGGCATACCGTGCAGGTCGCGCCAATGCTTTCAAAGATATGGACGAAAGAGCCCTTATCGGCGAAATCGCCGCAGCCAAGGATTGCGCTGCAGGCAGACTTGACGAGCTTTATGCCAAGTTCAAGGAAGAGGCCGAAAAGCGTGGGGCTGTTGTGCATCTGGCCAAGGATGCCCGTGAAGCTAACGAAATCATAGGCCGGATTGCCCAGGACGAAAAATGCAAAGTCGTGGTTAAATCCAAATCCATGACTGCTGAGGAAACCCTGCTCAACCACCATCTTGAAGATCTGGGAATGGAAGTGGTTGAAACAGACCTTGGTGAGTGGATTATTCAGATGCGCCATGAAGGCCCGAGCCACATGGTTATGCCTGCTATCCATCTTTCCCGCCATCAGGTCAGCGATCTTTTTTCCGAAGTTACCGGCAAGAAACAGGACGATGATATTCAGAAGCTCGTCAAGGTTGCACGTCGCGAACTTCGCCAGAAATTTGTTGATGCCGATATGGGCATTTCCGGGGGCAACTTTGCAATTGCCGAAACCGGCTCCATCGGACTCGTTACCAACGAAGGTAACGCCCGTCTGGTGACAACCCTCCCCCGCGTGCATGTAGCACTCATGGGGCTGGACAAGCTTACCCCCAAACTTCATGACGCATTGCGTGTGATAAAGGCTCTGCCCCGTAACGCTACCGGACAGGCCATCACCTCCTACGTTACCTGGATCACCGGGTCCAACGAGTGCGCTGCGGCTGAGGATGACAGGAAGAAAGTGCACTTCGTGTTTTTGGACAATGGAAGACGCGCTCTCGCTAAGGACCCGGTGTTCTCTCAGGTGTTGCGTTGCGTGCGTTGCGGTGCATGCGCCAACGTCTGTCCTGTCTACCGTATGGTCGGCGGCCACAAGATGGGCCATATCTATATCGGGGCTATCGGCCTCATTCTCACTTACTTCTTCCACGGAACCGACAAGGCCAAAAACCTTGTTCAGAACTGCATCAACTGTGGAGCATGTAAGGAAATCTGTGCGGGCGGCATAGATCTGCCCGGCCTGATCAAAGATATTCAGGCCAGAATTCTGGAAGAGGAAGGACATCCTCTTTATTCTTCCTTCCTGGCCAAGATGATGAAAAACCGCAAACTATTCCACAAGTTTTTGCGTATAGCCAAGCATGCCCAGAAGCCCGTCAAGGCCAAGGACGGATTCATGCGCCACCTGCCCATGATTTTCGCCCCTTCCCATGACTTCCGGGCACTGCCGACCGTTGCGGAAGTTCCCTTCCGCGATATGTGGGCCAAGGTAAAACCTGCCAAACCTGCGGAAATTAAATACAAGGTTGCTATCTTCTCTGGCTGTGTTCAGGATTTTGTTTATCCCGAACAGTCTGTAGCCACTGTGGAAAGCATGCGTAACAAGGGCGTTGACCTTGATTTCCCCATGGATCAGTCCTGCTGCGGTCTGCCGCTGCAGATGATGGGTGAAAAGGAAGCCTGCCGTGAAGTTGCCCTGCAGAACATGAGGGCTTTCGAAGCAACCGATTGCGATTATATCCTGACCATGTGCGCTTCCTGTGCTTCACACCTGAAGCACAACTACGTGAAGATGCTGGGTCACGATTCCAAATATGCCATCCGTGTTCAGGAATTTGCCGATAAGGTTATCGATTACAGTTCCTTCATGAATGACGTTCTGGGTGTGGGTAAGGATGACTTCCTTGATTCCGACGGAGATACCGTTACTTACCACGCTCCCTGCCACCTCTGCCGCGGACTTGAAGTCAAGCAGGCTCCCCGTGAACTCATGGAAAAAGCCGGCCTGGACTATAAGGAAAGCGCTGAAGAGGAAGTCTGTTGCGGATTCGGCGGAACCTACTCCGTTAAGTTCCCCAAGATCTCCGAGCAGCTTCTTGAAAATAAGCTTAACAATGCAACTGAAACCGGAGCTAAGGTACTGCTTACCGACTGCCCCGGATGCGTAATGCAGATTCGCGGTGGCGCAAAACGGAAAGGCTATGACCTTGAAGTCCGTCATATCGCTGAATACATGGCTGAGCGCAGAAAATAA
- a CDS encoding lactate utilization protein, translated as MTVKAESLKLFTDKAEIASAVVSEISSFDDAVKYIMDLCGKKEACKMLVSGCEQGLSGKAEALCATKTGKTISAPSLSEEELAVLDAQCEENGFVLVKDSVRNHLGGMDIALTYADYGIAETGTLAVNCPSEQLRLATMISEVHVAILPKSRIVENSYDIEGWMEENMMKGDYTAFITGASRTADIERVLAIGVHGPLELHILLLED; from the coding sequence ATGACAGTTAAAGCTGAAAGTCTTAAGCTTTTCACTGACAAGGCTGAAATCGCGTCCGCCGTCGTCTCGGAGATTTCCTCTTTTGACGATGCCGTGAAATATATCATGGATCTTTGCGGAAAGAAAGAAGCCTGTAAAATGCTGGTCTCCGGTTGCGAACAGGGGCTTTCCGGAAAAGCCGAAGCCCTGTGTGCCACTAAAACCGGAAAGACCATTTCCGCTCCTTCTTTGAGCGAAGAAGAACTCGCCGTACTTGACGCACAGTGTGAAGAAAACGGTTTTGTACTCGTCAAGGACAGTGTGCGCAATCACCTTGGCGGAATGGATATCGCATTGACCTATGCCGATTACGGCATAGCCGAAACCGGTACCCTGGCAGTAAATTGTCCTTCAGAGCAGCTGCGTCTCGCCACCATGATCAGCGAAGTGCACGTAGCTATCCTGCCCAAATCCAGAATAGTGGAAAATTCCTACGACATCGAAGGCTGGATGGAAGAAAACATGATGAAGGGTGATTACACCGCATTCATCACCGGAGCCAGCCGTACCGCGGATATCGAGCGCGTACTGGCTATCGGCGTGCACGGACCACTTGAACTTCATATTCTTCTTCTGGAGGACTAA
- a CDS encoding acetate kinase, whose amino-acid sequence MKILVINAGSSSIKYQLLDMATESALASGIVERIGEEMGSITYKAGEKITSEQPFPTHREGMIEIINLLTDDEKGVVKDKAEIAAIGHRIVHGGELFFEPVEVTEKVLQGIRDCIPLAPLHNPGHVIGIETAMELFPGVRQVVVFDTSFHQTMEPEVYMYGVPYEFYEKYGLRRYGAHGTSHKYVARETAKLLGKPLEECNIITVHLGNGASISAVRNGKCCDTSMGLTPLGGIIMGTRCGDIDPAIVGFIAERTGQTAAEVVSTLTNESGLKGICGSNDLRDIHARIAEGDERAELALNMACHRVRQFIGSYAFELGHVDAIVFTAGIGENDAVYRAKSLAGLENYGITINEEKNLNWDRTPSFISDDDGTVKVAIIATNEELEIANDTVKALGL is encoded by the coding sequence ATGAAAATATTAGTGATTAACGCCGGAAGCTCTTCAATCAAATATCAGCTTCTGGACATGGCTACCGAATCCGCCCTTGCATCCGGTATTGTTGAGCGCATCGGCGAAGAAATGGGCAGCATCACCTATAAAGCCGGAGAGAAAATTACCTCCGAGCAGCCTTTTCCCACCCACCGCGAAGGCATGATTGAAATCATCAATCTGCTTACCGACGATGAAAAGGGTGTTGTAAAAGACAAAGCCGAAATCGCAGCGATAGGTCACCGTATCGTTCACGGTGGTGAACTCTTCTTCGAACCTGTGGAAGTTACCGAAAAGGTGCTGCAGGGCATCAGGGATTGTATCCCCCTTGCTCCTCTGCACAACCCCGGTCACGTCATCGGTATCGAGACCGCAATGGAACTTTTCCCCGGTGTTCGTCAGGTAGTTGTTTTCGACACTTCCTTTCACCAGACCATGGAACCCGAAGTATACATGTACGGCGTTCCCTATGAGTTCTACGAAAAGTACGGTCTCAGAAGATACGGTGCACACGGCACTTCCCACAAGTATGTCGCCCGCGAAACCGCAAAACTTCTTGGTAAACCCCTTGAAGAATGCAACATCATCACTGTTCACCTGGGTAACGGTGCATCCATTTCCGCTGTTCGCAACGGTAAATGCTGCGATACCTCCATGGGCCTGACTCCGCTTGGCGGAATCATCATGGGTACCCGTTGCGGCGATATCGATCCCGCCATCGTAGGTTTCATTGCCGAAAGAACCGGACAGACCGCTGCTGAGGTTGTTTCCACCCTCACCAACGAAAGCGGACTGAAGGGCATCTGCGGTTCCAACGACCTGCGTGATATTCACGCCCGCATTGCCGAAGGCGATGAACGTGCTGAGCTTGCTCTCAACATGGCCTGTCACCGTGTCCGTCAGTTCATCGGCTCCTATGCTTTTGAACTCGGTCATGTAGACGCTATCGTCTTCACCGCCGGAATCGGCGAAAACGATGCCGTATACCGTGCAAAATCACTTGCCGGTCTTGAAAACTACGGCATCACCATCAATGAAGAAAAGAACCTGAACTGGGACAGAACCCCGTCTTTCATCAGTGATGATGACGGAACTGTTAAAGTGGCCATTATTGCCACTAATGAAGAGCTTGAAATAGCAAACGATACTGTCAAGGCTCTCGGGCTGTAG